The window GCCGTGCTTCTCTTGGAAGCGCCTCAGGGCCACCACGCGGGCCACGAGCTCCCCCTTGTCGTCGTGGGCACCCCGGGCGTACCAGGCCCCTTCCCGCTCGGCGAGGACGAAGGGGTCCGTGTCCCAAAGCTCCAGGGGGTCCGGGGGCTGGACGTCGTAGTGGTTGTAGAAGAGGAGGGTTCTCTCCCCCTCCCCCCCCTCGGCGAAGACCACGGGGGGACCGTAGCCCTCGTGGAGCTCGGCGCGAAGCCCCAGACCCTCCAGCACCTCGGCCACCTTTTCCGCCCCTTCCCGAAGGGCCCTCCCCTCGGCGCTCACCGAGGGCACGGCCACGAGCGCGGCAAGGAGCGCCTTCGCCTCCGCAATCCAGGCCTCCATGATAGACTGAGCATACTATGGTGGAGCCTTCCCTGGTCCTTTACGGCGCCCCCTACGAGCGGGCCGTGGAGGTCCTCGAGGAGACCCTAAGGGAAACGGGTGCCCGCTACGCCCTCCTCATTGACCGCAAGGGCTTCGTCCTCGCCCACAAGGAGGCCCTCTGGGCCCCCAAGCCTCCCCCCCTGGACACCCTCGCCACCCTGGTGGCGGGGAACGCCGCCGCCACCCAGGCCCTGGCCAAGCTCCTGGGCGAAGCCCGCTTCCAAGAGGAGGTCCACCAGGGGGAGAGGATGGGCCTCTACGTGGACGAGGCCGGGGAGCACGCCCTCCTCGTCCTCGTCTTTGACGAGACCGCGCCCCTCGGCAAGGTGAAGCTCCACGGCAAGCGGGCCGCGGAGGCCCTCGCCCGCATCGCCGAGGAGGCCCTGGCCAATCCGCCCCGCCTCGCCCTGGACACGGAGTACCGGGAAGGGGCGGAAGCCCTCCTGGACGACCTCCTCCGCAACTAACCCCCCATGAGCACCATCAACTTCGCCAACCGGGAGATCAACTTCAAGATCGTCTACTACGGCCCCGGCCTCTCCGGAAAGACCACCAACCTGAAGTGGATCTACAGCAAGGTGCCTGAGGGGCGCAAAGGGGAGATGGTCTCCCTGGCCACGGAGGACGAGCGCACCCTCTTCTTTGACTTCCTTCCCCTGGACATCGGGGAGGTCAAGGGCTTCAAGACCCGGTTCCACCTCTACACCGTGCCGGGCCAGGTGTTCTACAACGCAAGCCGCAAGCTCATCCTGAGGGGCGTGGACGGGATCGTCTTCGTGGCCGACTCCGCCCCGAACCGCCTTAGGGCTAACGCCGAGAGCATGCGCAACATGCGGGAGAACCTGGCCGAGTACGGCCTGACCTTGGACGACGTGCCCATCGTCATCCAGGTGAACAAGCGGGACCTGCCGGACGCCCTGCCGGTGGAGATGGTCCGGGCCGTGGTGGACCCCGAGGGGAAGTTCCCGGTCCTCGAGGCGGTGGCCACCGAGGGCAAGGGGGTCTTTGAGACCCTCAAGGAGGTGAGCCGCCTGGTCCTCGCCCGCGTGGCGGGCGGGTCTTAAGCGGCCCACGCGCCCGGGGGCGGGGCGACCCGCCCCCTTTTTACTCCCCACCCGTATTCCGGACTTTATAGGGACAAATGTCCCAAAAAGTCCCTTTGCCAAGGGACAAATGCCCCTCACCGCAAAGCCCGGTTTCCGCTACCATGGAGGCCGTATACGGCACCTGCCGTTAGGGAGGAGGGGTATGGAAGAAAAGCCCAAAGGCGCACTGGCGGTCATCCTGGTCCTGACCCTCACCATCCTGGTCTTCTGGCTGGGAGTGTACGCCGTCTTCTTCGCTAGGGGGTAGGTATGGTGGACGAGCACAAGGCCCACAAGGCGATCCTGGCCTACGAGAAGGGGTGGCTCGCCTTCTCCTTGGCGATGCTCTTCGTCTTCATCGCCCTCATCGCCTACACCCTGGCCACCCACACCGCCGGGGTCATTCCCGCCGGAAAGCTTGAGCGCGTGGACCCCACCACGGTAAGGCAGGAAGGCCCCTGGGCCGACCCGGCCCAAGCGGTGGTGCAGACCGGCCCCAACCAGTACACGGTCTACGTCCTGGCCTTCGCCTTCGGCTACCAGCCGAACCCCATTGAGGTGCCCCAAGGGGCGGAGATCGTCTTCAAGATCACGAGCCCGGACGTGATCCACGGCTTTCACGTGGAGGGCACCAACATCAACGTGGAGGTGCTCCCGGGCGAGGTCTCCACCGTGCGCTACACCTTCAAAAGGCCCGGGGAGTACCGCATCATCTGCAACCAGTACTGCGGCCTAGGCCACCAGAACATGTTCGGCACGATCGTGGTGAAGGAGTGAACCATGGCGGTGCGCGCAAGCGAGATTAGCCGGGTCTACGAGGCCTATCCGGAGAAGAAGGCGACCCTCTACTTCCTGGTCCTGGGCTTCCTCGCCCTCATCGTGGGGAGCCTCTTCGGCCCCTTCCAGGCCCTGAACTACGGGAACGTGGACGCCTATCCCCTTCTCAAGCGCCTCCTTCCCTTCGTCCAGTCCTACTACCAGGGCCTGACTTTGCACGGGGTCCTGAACGCCATCGTCTTCACCCAGCTCTTCGCCCAGGCCATCATGGTCTACCTGCCCGCTAGGGAGCTGAACATGCGGCCCAACATGGGCCTCATGTGGCTCTCCTGGTGGATGGCCTTCATCGGGCTCGTGGTGGCCGCCCTCCCCCTCCTCGCCAACGAGGCCACGGTGCTTTACACCTTCTACCCGCCCCTCAAGGGGCACTGGGCCTTCTATTTGGGGGCGAGCGTCTTCGTCCTCTCCACCTGGGTGAGCATCTACATCGTCCTGGACCTCTGGCGGCGCTGGAAGGCGGCGAACCCAGGGAAGGTGACCCCCTTGGTCACCTACATGGCCGTGGTCTTCTGGCTCATGTGGTTCCTCGCCTCCCTCGGGCTCGTGCTGGAGGCGGTCCTCTTCCTCCTCCCCTGGTCCTTCGGCCTGGTGGAGGGCGTGGACCCCTTGGTCGCCCGCACCCTCTTCTGGTGGACGGGCCACCCCATCGTCTACTTCTGGCTCCTGCCCGCCTACGCCATCATCTACACCATCCTTCCTAAGCAGGCCGGGGGGAAGCTGGTCTCCGACCCCATGGCCCGCCTCGCCTTCCTCCTCTTCCTCCTCCTCTCCACCCCCGTGGGCTTTCACCACCAGTTCGCCGACCCCGGGATTGACCCCACCTGGAAGATGATCCACTCCGTCCTCACCCTCTTCGTGGCCGTGCCGAGCCTCATGACCGCCTTCACCGTCGCGGCGAGCCTGGAGTTCGCGGGGCGCCTCAGGGGCGGCAGGGGGCTTTTCGGCTGGATCCGGGCCCTCCCCTGGGACAACCCCGCCTTCGTGGCTCCGGTCCTGGGCCTTTTGGGCTTCATCCCCGGGGGCGCCGGGGGCATCGTGAACGCCAGCTTCACCCTGGACTACGTGGTGCACAACACCGCCTGGGTTCCCGGCCACTTCCACCTCCAGGTGGCGAGCCTCGTGACCCTCACCGCCATGGGCTCCCTCTACTGGCTCCTCCCCAACCTCACGGGCAAGCCCATCTCCGACGCGCAAAGGCGGCTCGGCCTGGCGGTGGTGTGGCTCTGGTTCCTCGGCATGATGATCATGGCCGTTGGCCTCCACTGGGCGGGGCTTCTCAACGTGCCCCGGCGGGCCTACATCGCCCAGGTGCCGGACGCCTACCCCCATGCGGCGGTCCCCATGGTGTTCAACGTCCTGGCGGGGATCGTCCTCCTGGTGGCGCTCCTCCTTTTCATCTACGGCCTCTTCAGCGTCCTCCTTTCCCGGGAAAGGAAGCCCGAGCTGGCGGAGGCCCCCCTTCCCTTCGCCGAGGTGATCTCCGGTCCCGAGGACCGCAGGCTCGTCCTGGCCATGGACCGGATCGGGTTCTGGTTCGCCGTGGCGGCGATCCTCGTGGTCCTGGCCTACGGGCCCACCCTGGTGCAGCTTTTCGGCCACCTCAACCCCGTGCCGGGGTGGCGGCTCTGGTAGCCTAGGCCCTTTGTCCCTTGACCCCCTCCCCCGGGGAGGGGGAAACTTTTTGGGGATGCTCCTCGCCCGCGCCTACGCCATCGCGGCCCTCGAGGTCCTGCCCTTCTTCCTCCAGTTCCTGGGGCTTGGGCTTTCGGAAACCCTGGGGGAGGGGCTCTGCGGGAGCGCCCTCGGGGTCTCGGAGGCCGAAGCGGTGCGGTACGGCCTCGTGAGCGAATACTACTTCTACGGCCAGGCCTTCCTCGTCCTCCTCGCCCTCAAGGCCACCTACGCCCTGGGGCTCGTCCTCCTCCGGTTCATGTACCCCGGGGAGGACCCCCCCTTCGCCCCCCTGGTGTGGCGGCTCGGGGTGGGGCTCTCCTCGGCCCTCCTCCTCCTCTTCCTCCTCACCCGCACCCTGCCCCTTCCCTTCCCCACCTTCCAGGGCCTGGCCCTCCTCGCCCCCGCCCCCCTGGACCCCCTTTCCCTCCTGATGGCCGCCCCGGAGCCCTTCCTCCTCGGGCTCCTCTGGAGGGCCCGGCCGTGAGGCTTCCCCCCCTGGTCTACCTCCTCGGCGCCGTGAGCTTCCTCATGGACGTGGCGAGCGAGATGGCCTACCCCCTCCTTCCCCTCTTCCTGGCGAGCCTCGGGGCGGGCCCCGGAACGATCGGGCTGGTGGAAGGGGTGGCCGAGGCCACGGCAAGCCTCTTCAAGGTGGTGGGGGGGAGGCTTTCCGACCGGCTCGGGAGGAGGCGCCCCTTCCTCCTTTTGGGCTACGGCCTCCCCGCCCTGTTCCGGCCCCTTTTGGCCCTGGCGCAAAGCCCCTTCCACGTCCTCCTCTACCGCTTCCTGGACCGGACCGGAAAGGGCCTCCGCACCGCCCCCCGGGACGCCCTCATCGCGGAAAGCGCCCCCAAAGAGGCCCTGGGCCGGGCCTACGGCCTCCACCGGAGCCTGGACACCCTCGGGGCCACCCTGGGCCCCTTCCTCGCCTTCCTCCTCCTGCCCCTTCTGGGCTTCCGGGGCGTCTTCTGGCTCTCCGCCCTGCCCGCCCTCTTGGCCTTCCTCCTCCTCTTCGCCGTGCGGGAGACGCCGAGGCCCCCAAGCCCCCTTCCCCCGCTCGCCCTGGGCCACCTGAGCCCGGGCTACCGCCGCTTCCTCCTCGTCTCGGGCCTCTTCGCCCTCGCCCTCTCCTCCAACGCCTTCCTCCTCCTCCGGCTTAAGGAGCTGGGCCTCTCCCAGGAGGAGGTGGCCCTGGCCTACACCCTCTACAACCTCCTCTACGCCCTCCTCGCCTACCCTCTGGGCGGCCTTGCGGACCGGGTGGGCCTAGGGCGGATGGTGGCCACGGGGTTCGGCCTCTACGCCCTCGTCTACCTGGGCTTCGCCTGGGCGAGGACCGCCTTCTGGGCCTTGGGCTTCCTCTTCCTCTACGCCCTCTACTCCGCGGCCTTTGAGGGCGCCAACCGGGCCTACCTCGCCACCCTGGTCCCCGAGGAGGCCAAGGCGGGGGCCATCGGCCTCTACCACACCGTGGTGGGGGTCCTCCTCCTGCCGGCGAGCCTCCTCTTCGGCCTCCTCTGGCAGGCCTTCGGGGCGGCCGCGGCCTTCCTCACGGGGGCCGCCCTCGCCCTCGGCGCCCTCCTCCTCTTCCTGGTTGACGGGACGGGGAGGAGGGCCTATCCTGGGTAAGGCTTGGCGGGAGACCGCCTCGAGGAGGAAGGGGCTCAAAGCGCCTTCCCGCCTGACGGAGGGAAAACATGCCCATCACGAAGGAAGAGAAGCAGAAGGTCATCCAGGAGTTCGCCCGCTTCCCCGGGGACACGGGGAGCACCGAGGTGCAGGTGGCGCTCCTTACCCTGAGGATCAACCGGCTTTCCGAGCACCTCAAGGTCCACAAGAAGGACCACCACTCCCACCGCGGCCTCCTGATGATGGTGGGCCAGCGCCGCAGGCTCCTCCGCTACCTCCAGCGGGAGGACCCCGAGCGGTACCGGGCCCTTATTGAGAAGCTGGGCATCCGGGGTTAAACTGGGGAACAGGTCGGGGGCGGGGCCGAAAGCTCCGCCCTTCGCTTTTGGAAGGAGCGCCATGGAAGGCACACCCAATGTCCCCCAAGCCCACCGCTACGAGCTCACCCTGGCGGGGCGGCCCCTCGTCCTGGAGACGGGCAAGTACGCCAAGCAGGCCTCGGGGTCCGTCCTGGTCCGCTACGCCGACACCGTGGTCCTGGCCACGGCCCAAGCCTCGGAGACGCCGGTGGAGGCCGACTTCCTCCCCCTCACGGTGGAGTTTGAGGAAAGGCACTACGCCGTGGGGAAGATCCCGGGAAGCTTCATGCGCCGGGAGGGGCGTCCCGGGGAGAAGGCCATCCTCTCCGCCCGCATGACGGACCGCCCCATCAGGCCCCTCTTCCCCAAGGGGTTCCGCCACGAGGTCCAGATCATCGTCACCGTCCTCTCCGCCGACCAGAAGAACCCGCCGGACATCCTGGGCCCCATCGCAGCGAGCGCCGCCCTCATGCTCTCGGACATCCCCTGGGAGGGCCCCATCGCCGCCGTGCGGGTGGGCCTCATCGGCGGGAGCTTCGTCCTGAACCCCACCCTGCAGGAGCTGGAGGAAAGCCAGCTGGACCTGGTGGTGGCGGGGAGCAAAGAGGCCATCCTCATGGTGGAGGCGGAGGCCGGGGAGGTGGACGAGGAGACCCTGGTCCAGGCCCTGGAGTTCGCCCACAAGGAGATGCAGCCCATCCTGGAGCTCCAGGAGGCCATGGCCCGGGAACTCGCCAAACCCAAGATGGCCTGGACCCCCCCGGAAAGCCTCCCCGAGGAGGAGAAGGAGGCCCTCTACCGCCTGGCCCTGGAGCGGGGGCTTTCCCAGGTCCTGCAGACGGCGAGCAAGGGGGAAAGGAGCCGGGCCCTTGCGGAGTTCGCCGAACGCCTCATCGCCGAGGCCCTCCCCAAGGGGGAGGACGGCACCCCGGACGAGGGCAAGAAGCCCCTCTACGAGAGCGCCTTTGACGAGGTGGTGCGCAGGGAGCTCAGGAGGCTCGTCCTCGAGGAGGGCAAGCGGGCGGACGGCCGCGGGCCCAAGGACCTCAGGCCCATCTGGATTGAGGTGGACGTCCTGCCCCGGGCCCACGGCTCCGCCGTCTTCACCCGGGGCGAAACCCAGGTCCTGGGCACCGTCACCCTGGGCACGGGCCGGGACGAGCAGATCCTGGACGACCTGGGCATAGACGAGACCGAGAAGTTCCTCGTCCACTACAACTTCCCCCCCTTCTCCACCGGGGAGGTGCGGCGCCTACGGGGGGTTTCCCGCCGCGAGGTGGGGCACGGAAATCTGGCCAAGCGGGCCCTCAAGGCGGTGATGCCCAAGGAGGAGGACTTCCCTTACACCATCCGCGTGGTGGGGGACGTCCTGGAGTCCAACGGCAGTAGCTCCATGGCCACGGTCTGCGCCGGCTGCCTCGCCCTCATGGACGCGGGCGTGCCCATCCGGGCCCCGGTGGCCGGGGTGGCCATGGGCTTGGTGTGGGAGGAGAACCGGGCGGTGATCCTCACGGACATCCTGGGCCTCGAGGACGCCCTCGGCGACATGGACTTCAAGGTGGCCGGGACCCGCAAGGGGGTCACCGCCTTGCAGATGGACAACAAGGTGGGGGGCCTTCCCCGCGAGGTCCTGAAGGAGGCCCTCCTCCAGGCCCGGGAGGCCAGGCTCAAGATCCTGGACCTGATGGAGGCCGTCCTCCCCGCCCCCCGGCCCGAGCTCAAGCCCTTCGCCCCCCGGATCCTCTCCCTCAAGGTGCCCGTGGAGAAGATCGGGCTCGTCATCGGCCCCGGGGGCAAGAACGTGCGCGCCCTGGAGGAGCTTGGGGTGGAGGTGGACATTGAGGAGGACGGGACGGTCCGCATCTACTCCAGCGACCTCCAGGCCGCCCTCGAGGCGAAGAAGCGCATAGAGGACCTCACCCGCGAGGCCAAGGTGGGCGAGATCTACGAGGGCACCGTCACCCGCATCACCCCCTTCGGCGCCTTCATCAGCCTCTTCCCCGGCACCGAGGGGCTTCTCCACATCAGCCAGATCGCCCCGGGCCGCGTGGCGCGGGTGGAGGACCACCTCAAGGTGGGGGACGTGATCAAGGTCAAGGTCCACCGCATTGACGAGCGGGGCAAGATTGACCTGATCCGCCCCGAGCTGGAAGGCAAGATCCCCCCCAGGCGGCGCAGGTAGCCCCTGGGGGCTTGACCTCACGCGCGTCCCGGCCAGGCCGGGAAGATGGGAGGCGTATGGAAAACCAAGAACGGAAGCCGAGGAGGAGGCGCCGGCGGAGGCCCCAGGAAGGGTCCCAAGGCGGCCCCCAGGACCACGTGGAGATCATCCCCTTGGGGGGGATGGGGGAGATCGGGAAGAACATCACCGTCTTCCGCTTCCGGGACGAGATCTTCGTCCTGGACGGAGGGCTCGCCTTCCCTGAGGAGGGGATGCCCGGGGTGGACCTCCTCATCCCCCGGGTGGACTACCTCATAGAGCACCGCCACAAGATCAAGGCCTGGGTCCTCACCCACGGGCACGAGGACCACATCGGGGGGCTTCCCTTCCTCCTCCCCATGATCTTCGGCAAGGAGAGCCCGGTGCCCATCTACGGGGCGAGGCTCACCCTGGGGCTCCTCCGGGGCAAGCTTGAGGAGTTCGGCCTGAGGCCCGGGGCCTTCAACCTGAAGGAGATCTCCCCCGACGACCGCATCCAGGTGGGGCGGTACTTCACCCTGGACCTTTTCCGCATGACCCACTCCATCCCCGACAACTCCGGGGTGGTGATCCGCACCCCCATCGGCACCATCGTCCACACGGGGGACTTCAAGCTGGACCCCACCCCCATTGACGGGAAGGTCTCCCACCTGGCCAAGGTGGCCCAGGCGGGGGCGGAAGGGGTGCTCCTCCTCATCGCCGACGCCACCAACGCCGAAAGGCCCGGCTACACCCCAAGCGAGATGGAGATCGCCAAGGAGCTGGACCGGGTCATCGGCCGCGCCCCAGGGCGGGTCTTCGTCACCACCTTCGCCAGCCACATCCACCGCATCCAGTCGGTGATCTGGGCGGCGGAGAAGTACGGGCGCAAGGTGGCCATGGAGGGGCGGAGCATGCTCAAGTTCAGCCGCATCGCCCTGGAGCTCGGCTACCTCAAGGTCAAGGACCGCCTCTACACCCTGGAGGAAGTGAAGGACCTCCCCGACCACCAGGTCCTCATCCTGGCCACGGGGAGCCAGGGCCAGCCCATGTCCGTCCTCCACCGCCTGGCCTTTGAGGGGCACGCCAAGATGGCCATCAAGCCCGGGGACACGGTGATCCTCTCCTCAAGCCCCATCCCGGGGAACGAGGAGGCGGTGAACCGGGTCATCAACCGCCTTTACGCCCTGGGGGCCTACGTCCTCTACCCCCCGACCTACAAGGTCCACGCCTCGGGCCACGCCTCCCAGGAAGAGCTGAAGCTCATCCTCAACCTCACCACCCCCCGCTTCTTCCTGCCGTGGCACGGGGAGGTGCGGCACCAGATGAACTTCAAGTGGCTCGCCGAGTCCATGAGCCGCCCCCCGGAGAAGACCCTCATCGGGGAGAACGGGGCCGTTTACCGCCTCACCCGGGAAACCTTTGAGAAGGTGGGGGAAGTGCCCCACGGGGTCCTCTACGTGGACGGCCTGGGGGTGGGGGACATTACCGAGGAGATCCTGGCCGACCGCCGCCACATGGCCGAGGAGGGCCTGGTGGTGATCACCGCCCTCGCCGGGGAGGACCCGGTGGTGGAGGTGGTCTCCCGGGGGTTCGTGAAGGCCGGGGAGCGGCTTCTCGGCGAGGTGCGGCGCATGGCCCTCGAGGCCCTGAAGAACGGGGTGCGGGAGAAGAAGCCCCTGGAGCGGATCCGGGACGACATCTACTACCCGGTGAAGAAGTTCCTGAAGAAGGCCACGGGCCGGGACCCCATGATCCTGCCCGTGGTCATAGAGGGGTAGGCCTTTCCCCTACCGGGGGGGCGCGTAGGCCGCCCCCCGTTTCCACACCGCCCGGTCCACCGCCTCCGCCAGGGCGAAGGCCAGGAGGGCCATCCCGAAAACCAGAAGCCACACCCCTAAGGGCAGGGGCACCGCCTCCAACGCCCCGGGCAACCCCACCCCAAGCGCCACCTGGGCCAGGGCGCTGAGCCCCACGGCCCCGTGCAGGTAAGGGTTGGCAAGGGGCCTCAGGTCGGTGTGCCGGGCGGCGTAGGCGAAGAAGAGCTGGCCGATGGCCATGAAGTGGAAGGTGGCGCTCTGGGCGGCCTCGAGGCCCACCGCACCGGGAAGGAACCCCAAAAGCCCCAGGGCAAGCCCCGCCTTCAGGGCCCCGGTGAGGAGGACGAAGCGGAGGGAAGGCCCGTCCAGGAGAGGGCTTTCCTTGGGCCTGGGGGGGCGGTCCAGGACCCCGGGGTTCCGGTCCAGGGACAGGGCCAGGGCGGGAAGCCCGTCGGTGACCAGGTTGATCCAGAGGATCTGCACGGCGGTGAGGGGGAGGAGAAGGTGCCCGGCCTCGTCGCGGAGGCCCAAGAGGGCGGCGAGGACCATCCCCAGGGCCACCACCAGGACCTCGGAGAGGTTGGTGGAGAAGAGGAAGCGCAGGAACTTCTGGATGTTCTCGTAGATGCTCCGCCCCTCCTCTATGGCGGCCACGATGGTGGCGAAGTTGTCGTCCAGAAGCACCAGGTCCGCCACCTCCCGGCTCACGTCCGAGCCCCTCTGGCCCATGGCCACGCCCACGTCCGCCCGCTTGAGGGCCGGGGCGTCGTTCACCCCGTCCCCGGTCATGGCCACCACCTCCCCCGCCTTCTGCAGGGCCTCCACGATCCTGAGCTTCTGCTCGGGCCTCACCCGGGCGAAGACGTCCACCTTTAAAAGCTCCTCGTCGGAAAGCGCCTCCAGCTCCTCCCCGGTGGCCACCACCTCCGCCGGCATCCCCACCCTCCGGGCGATGGCGAGGGCGGTGGCCGGGTGGTCCCCGGTGACCATCACCACCCGCACCCCCGCCTTCAAGACCCTGGCCACGGCCTCGGGCACCTCGGGGCGGGGGGGGTCCAGCAGGAGGACGAAGCCCAAGAAGCGGAGCCCCTCCTCCCTCTCCCCCTCCCCGAAAGCCAGGGCCAGGACGCGAAAGCCCTTGGCGGCGTGGGCCCCGGCCTCCTCAAAAAGCCTCGCCTGCTCCTCCTGGGGCAGGGCCAGGCGGGGGATGAGGGCCTCCGGTGCCCCCTTTAGGAAGCTCCCTAGGGGAGTGGTGACCCGCATGAACTTCCAGGCGCTGTCAAAGGGGCGCTCGGAAAGGCGGGGGTGTTCCCGCCGCACCCTTTCCACGTC of the Thermus thermophilus HB8 genome contains:
- the cbaB gene encoding ba3-type cytochrome C oxidase subunit II, whose translation is MVDEHKAHKAILAYEKGWLAFSLAMLFVFIALIAYTLATHTAGVIPAGKLERVDPTTVRQEGPWADPAQAVVQTGPNQYTVYVLAFAFGYQPNPIEVPQGAEIVFKITSPDVIHGFHVEGTNINVEVLPGEVSTVRYTFKRPGEYRIICNQYCGLGHQNMFGTIVVKE
- the cbaD gene encoding ctochrome c oxidase polypeptide 2A; amino-acid sequence: MEEKPKGALAVILVLTLTILVFWLGVYAVFFARG
- a CDS encoding ribonuclease J codes for the protein MENQERKPRRRRRRRPQEGSQGGPQDHVEIIPLGGMGEIGKNITVFRFRDEIFVLDGGLAFPEEGMPGVDLLIPRVDYLIEHRHKIKAWVLTHGHEDHIGGLPFLLPMIFGKESPVPIYGARLTLGLLRGKLEEFGLRPGAFNLKEISPDDRIQVGRYFTLDLFRMTHSIPDNSGVVIRTPIGTIVHTGDFKLDPTPIDGKVSHLAKVAQAGAEGVLLLIADATNAERPGYTPSEMEIAKELDRVIGRAPGRVFVTTFASHIHRIQSVIWAAEKYGRKVAMEGRSMLKFSRIALELGYLKVKDRLYTLEEVKDLPDHQVLILATGSQGQPMSVLHRLAFEGHAKMAIKPGDTVILSSSPIPGNEEAVNRVINRLYALGAYVLYPPTYKVHASGHASQEELKLILNLTTPRFFLPWHGEVRHQMNFKWLAESMSRPPEKTLIGENGAVYRLTRETFEKVGEVPHGVLYVDGLGVGDITEEILADRRHMAEEGLVVITALAGEDPVVEVVSRGFVKAGERLLGEVRRMALEALKNGVREKKPLERIRDDIYYPVKKFLKKATGRDPMILPVVIEG
- the mglA gene encoding GTPase MglA; its protein translation is MSTINFANREINFKIVYYGPGLSGKTTNLKWIYSKVPEGRKGEMVSLATEDERTLFFDFLPLDIGEVKGFKTRFHLYTVPGQVFYNASRKLILRGVDGIVFVADSAPNRLRANAESMRNMRENLAEYGLTLDDVPIVIQVNKRDLPDALPVEMVRAVVDPEGKFPVLEAVATEGKGVFETLKEVSRLVLARVAGGS
- the cbaA gene encoding ba3-type cytochrome C oxidase subunit I, with the protein product MAVRASEISRVYEAYPEKKATLYFLVLGFLALIVGSLFGPFQALNYGNVDAYPLLKRLLPFVQSYYQGLTLHGVLNAIVFTQLFAQAIMVYLPARELNMRPNMGLMWLSWWMAFIGLVVAALPLLANEATVLYTFYPPLKGHWAFYLGASVFVLSTWVSIYIVLDLWRRWKAANPGKVTPLVTYMAVVFWLMWFLASLGLVLEAVLFLLPWSFGLVEGVDPLVARTLFWWTGHPIVYFWLLPAYAIIYTILPKQAGGKLVSDPMARLAFLLFLLLSTPVGFHHQFADPGIDPTWKMIHSVLTLFVAVPSLMTAFTVAASLEFAGRLRGGRGLFGWIRALPWDNPAFVAPVLGLLGFIPGGAGGIVNASFTLDYVVHNTAWVPGHFHLQVASLVTLTAMGSLYWLLPNLTGKPISDAQRRLGLAVVWLWFLGMMIMAVGLHWAGLLNVPRRAYIAQVPDAYPHAAVPMVFNVLAGIVLLVALLLFIYGLFSVLLSRERKPELAEAPLPFAEVISGPEDRRLVLAMDRIGFWFAVAAILVVLAYGPTLVQLFGHLNPVPGWRLW
- a CDS encoding cation-translocating P-type ATPase, with protein sequence MLGLTSEEAKKRLREYGPNALPERPAEPFSRKLLRQFQSPLIYILLLALLVDLLLWLYEGARGVPLESLVILAILLLNALLGAFQEKRSEEALKRLKALAEPSVWVLRDGRFQRLSARGLVPGDVVRLEAGDRVPADGVLLEGSGLLVDESVLTGESVPVEKGVGEEVFAGTLLVRGRALLEVTRTGAQSAMGRIAHLLAEMEEEKTPLERRLHAFGHRVARLVLLLALGLLLLGFLVEGVSAKVVLFAVALAVAAVPEGLPAVLTLALALGVERMARRKAVVRRLSAVEALGSVTVIATDKTGTLTENRMEVQELLSPDPEKALLAMVLCNDADLATGAGDPLELGLLRYASRFLDVERVRREHPRLSERPFDSAWKFMRVTTPLGSFLKGAPEALIPRLALPQEEQARLFEEAGAHAAKGFRVLALAFGEGEREEGLRFLGFVLLLDPPRPEVPEAVARVLKAGVRVVMVTGDHPATALAIARRVGMPAEVVATGEELEALSDEELLKVDVFARVRPEQKLRIVEALQKAGEVVAMTGDGVNDAPALKRADVGVAMGQRGSDVSREVADLVLLDDNFATIVAAIEEGRSIYENIQKFLRFLFSTNLSEVLVVALGMVLAALLGLRDEAGHLLLPLTAVQILWINLVTDGLPALALSLDRNPGVLDRPPRPKESPLLDGPSLRFVLLTGALKAGLALGLLGFLPGAVGLEAAQSATFHFMAIGQLFFAYAARHTDLRPLANPYLHGAVGLSALAQVALGVGLPGALEAVPLPLGVWLLVFGMALLAFALAEAVDRAVWKRGAAYAPPR
- the pnp gene encoding polyribonucleotide nucleotidyltransferase; amino-acid sequence: MEGTPNVPQAHRYELTLAGRPLVLETGKYAKQASGSVLVRYADTVVLATAQASETPVEADFLPLTVEFEERHYAVGKIPGSFMRREGRPGEKAILSARMTDRPIRPLFPKGFRHEVQIIVTVLSADQKNPPDILGPIAASAALMLSDIPWEGPIAAVRVGLIGGSFVLNPTLQELEESQLDLVVAGSKEAILMVEAEAGEVDEETLVQALEFAHKEMQPILELQEAMARELAKPKMAWTPPESLPEEEKEALYRLALERGLSQVLQTASKGERSRALAEFAERLIAEALPKGEDGTPDEGKKPLYESAFDEVVRRELRRLVLEEGKRADGRGPKDLRPIWIEVDVLPRAHGSAVFTRGETQVLGTVTLGTGRDEQILDDLGIDETEKFLVHYNFPPFSTGEVRRLRGVSRREVGHGNLAKRALKAVMPKEEDFPYTIRVVGDVLESNGSSSMATVCAGCLALMDAGVPIRAPVAGVAMGLVWEENRAVILTDILGLEDALGDMDFKVAGTRKGVTALQMDNKVGGLPREVLKEALLQAREARLKILDLMEAVLPAPRPELKPFAPRILSLKVPVEKIGLVIGPGGKNVRALEELGVEVDIEEDGTVRIYSSDLQAALEAKKRIEDLTREAKVGEIYEGTVTRITPFGAFISLFPGTEGLLHISQIAPGRVARVEDHLKVGDVIKVKVHRIDERGKIDLIRPELEGKIPPRRRR
- the mglB gene encoding GTPase-activating protein MglB, translating into MVEPSLVLYGAPYERAVEVLEETLRETGARYALLIDRKGFVLAHKEALWAPKPPPLDTLATLVAGNAAATQALAKLLGEARFQEEVHQGERMGLYVDEAGEHALLVLVFDETAPLGKVKLHGKRAAEALARIAEEALANPPRLALDTEYREGAEALLDDLLRN
- a CDS encoding MFS transporter, giving the protein MRLPPLVYLLGAVSFLMDVASEMAYPLLPLFLASLGAGPGTIGLVEGVAEATASLFKVVGGRLSDRLGRRRPFLLLGYGLPALFRPLLALAQSPFHVLLYRFLDRTGKGLRTAPRDALIAESAPKEALGRAYGLHRSLDTLGATLGPFLAFLLLPLLGFRGVFWLSALPALLAFLLLFAVRETPRPPSPLPPLALGHLSPGYRRFLLVSGLFALALSSNAFLLLRLKELGLSQEEVALAYTLYNLLYALLAYPLGGLADRVGLGRMVATGFGLYALVYLGFAWARTAFWALGFLFLYALYSAAFEGANRAYLATLVPEEAKAGAIGLYHTVVGVLLLPASLLFGLLWQAFGAAAAFLTGAALALGALLLFLVDGTGRRAYPG
- the rpsO gene encoding 30S ribosomal protein S15, which codes for MPITKEEKQKVIQEFARFPGDTGSTEVQVALLTLRINRLSEHLKVHKKDHHSHRGLLMMVGQRRRLLRYLQREDPERYRALIEKLGIRG